The following are from one region of the Capsicum annuum cultivar UCD-10X-F1 chromosome 1, UCD10Xv1.1, whole genome shotgun sequence genome:
- the LOC107879269 gene encoding phospholipase D zeta 1 isoform X1, whose amino-acid sequence MSSTDQLMIGDGVGGPRYVQMQSEPEPSMLSSFYSFHNHESTRIFDELPQATIIQVSRPDAGDISPMLLTYTIEVQYKQFKWQLVKKASHVFYLHFALKKRAFIEEIHEKQEQVKEWLQNLGIGDHTTVIQDEDEPDDEASPLRAEESAKNRDVPSSAALPIIRPTLGRQHSMSDRAKTAMQGYLNHFLGNIDIVNSQEVCRFLEVSRLSFSPEYGPKLKEDFIMVKHLPKIQSDDDSQKCCSCQWFGCCKDNWQKVWAVLKPGFLAFLKDPCDPEPLDIIVFDVLPASDGNGEGRVSLAKEIKDGNPLRHYFRVSCGTRCIKLRTKSNAKVKDWVAAINDAGLRPPEGWCHPHRFGSYAPPRGLTEDGSQAQWFVDGESAFESIALAIEEAKSEIFICGWWLCPELYMRRPFHTNASYRLDALLEAKAKQGVQIYILLYKEVAIALKINSVYSKRKLVGIHENVRVLRYPDHFSSGVYLWSHHEKIVIVDHQICFIGGLDLCFGRYDSPEHKVGDCPPFIWPGKDYYNPSLCAPRLNPRDTFHLPPATGTRESEPNSWEDTMKDEIDRKKYPRMPWHDVHCALWGPPCRDAARHFVQRWNYAKRNKAPREQAIPLLMPQHHMVIPHYMGMSGEVDSGSNGVVRPHKSIKRHDSFSSGSSQDIPLLMPQEAEGGDSFKEEQKMNGFLTGHSFHDQRSRSSRIPFSFRKTRVEPLVPDLPMKGFVDELDQNLELSSNLVQPGMKKLDKDWWEKQERGDQVVSPEENGQVGPRVSCRCQVIRSVSQWSAGTSQIEESIHNAYCSLIEKAEHFVYIENQFFISGLSGDEVIKNRVLEALYRRIMRAYNEKKSFRVIVVIPLLPGFQGGLDDSGAASVRAIMHWQYRTICRGSNSILHNLNDLMGSRMHDYISFYGLRAYGRLFDGGPVASSQIYVHSKIMIVDDHTALIGSGNINDRSLLGSRDSEIGVLIEDKEFVESFMGGKARKAGKFALTLRLSLWSEHLGLRTGEVGQIKDPVIDPTYKDIWMATAKTNTMIYQDVFSCIPNDLMQSRASLRQCMASLKEKPCHTTIDLGIAPSKLESYQGGDIECIDPMERLKSVKGHLVSFPLDFMCKEDLRPVFNESEYYASAQVFH is encoded by the exons ATGTCGTCGACAGATCAGTTGATGATCGGTGATGGCGTAGGAGGACCACGGTACGTACAGATGCAATCGGAGCCGGAGCCTTCTATGCTGTCGTCGTTCTACTCGTTTCATAACCACGAATCAACTAGAATTTTCGATGAGTTGCCTCAGGCTACCATCATCCAGGTCTCTCGTCCTGACGCCGGTGACATAAGCCCCATGCTTCTAACTTATACCATTGAAGTCCAATACAAGCAG TTCAAGTGGCAATTGGTGAAGAAAGCCTCGCATGTATTTTATTTACATTTTGCATTAAAGAAGCGTGCATTCATTGAGGAGATTCATGAGAAGCAAGAGCAG GTCAAAGAATGGCTTCAAAACTTGGGGATAGGAGATCATACAACTGTAATTCAAGATGAGGATGAACCTGATGATGAGGCTAGTCCTCTGCGTGCTGAGGAAAGTGCCAAAAACAG AGATGTTCCGTCTAGTGCTGCTTTGCCAATAATTCGGCCAACCCTCGGAAGGCAGCATTCAATGTCAGATCGAGCAAAAACTGCTATGCAGGGTTACTTGAATCACTTTCTTGGAAATATAGATATTGTCAATTCCCAGGAG GTATGCAGGTTTCTGGAAGTTTCAAGATTATCCTTTTCGCCTGAGTATGGTCCTAAGCTAAAAGAAGACTTTATTATGGTGAAGCACttaccaaaaattcaaagtgacgATGATAGTCAGAAATGTTGTTCATGTCAGTGGTTTGGTTGCTGTAAAGACAACTGGCAGAAG GTCTGGGCTGTATTAAAACCAGGATTCCTGGCTTTCCTCAAAGATCCATGTGACCCTGAGCCGTTAGATATAATAGTGTTTGATGTACTACCAGCCTCCGATGGCAATGGAGAGGGTCGCGTTTCTTTagcaaaagaaataaaagatggAAACCCTTTACGCCACTATTTTAGG GTGTCTTGTGGTACAAGGTGTATCAAACTAAGGACTAAGAGCAATGCAAAAGTTAAAGATTGGGTAGCAGCAATTAATGATGCAGGGCTTAGGCCACCTGAGGGATGGTGTCATCCTCACCGCTTTGGTTCCTATGCTCCTCCTAGGGGTTTGACAGAGGATGGCAGTCAAGCCCAGTGGTTTGTTGATGGTGAATCGGCATTTGAATCTATAGCTTTGGCTATTGAAGAAGCAAAGTCAGAG ATCTTTATATGTGGCTGGTGGCTGTGCCCCGAACTTTATATGCGACGTCCTTTTCACACTAATGCATCCTACCGGCTTGATGCTTTACTGGAAGCCAAAGCAAAACAAGGTGTTCAG ATCTACATCCTTCTGTACAAAGAAGTTGCTATTGCTTTAAAAATCAACAGTGTGTATAGCAAGAGAAAGCTGGTAGGCATCCATGAGAATGTCAGGGTGCTGCGGTATCCTGATCATTTCTCAAGTGGTGTGTATCTATG GTCCCATCATGAAAAAATTGTCATTGTTGACCATCAGATTTGCTTTATCGGAGGACTGGACCTGTGCTTTGGCCGTTATGACTCACCCGAACACAAAGTGGGTGATTGTCCACCTTTTATATGGCCTGGAAAAGATTATTATAATCCAAG CTtgtgcgcacctcgactaaatccacgagATACCttccacctcccaccagcaacaggtaccag GGAATCTGAACCAAATTCCTGGGAAGATACCATGAAGGATGAGATAGATCGGAAAAAGTATCCACGTATGCCATGGCATGATGTCCATTGTGCCCTCTGGGGACCACCGTGCCGTGATGCTGCTCGACACTTTGTTCAGCGCTGGAATTATGCAAAG AGGAACAAAGCTCCACGTGAGCAAGCAATTCCGCTGCTTATGCCTCAACATCACATGGTTATTCCTCATTACATGGGAATGAGCGGTGAGGTGGACAGTGGAAGTAATGGTGTTGTCCGTCCTCATAAAAGTATCAAAAGACATGATTCATTTTCTTCAGGGTCTTCCCAAGATATTCCTTTGCTTATGCCTCAGGAAGCTGAAGGGGGGGACAGTTTCAAGGAAGAACAAAAAATGAATGGCTTCCTTACAGGACACAGTTTTCATGATCAGCGGAGCAGGTCTAGTAGAATCCCGTTCTCTTTCCGAAAGACCCGTGTAGAACCTCTAGTTCCAGATTTGCCAATGAAAGGATTTGTGGACGAGTTGGATCAAAATCTGGAGCTATCTTCAAATCTGGTGCAGCCTGGCATGAAAAAGTTGGACAAAGATTGGTGGGAGAAACAAGAGAGAGGCGATCAAGTTGTTTCACCTGAAGAAAATGGGCAAGTTGGTCCTCGTGTTTCATGTCGTTGCCAG GTTATAAGGAGTGTCAGTCAATGGTCAGCTGGAACAAGTCAAATTGAAGAAAGCATACACAATGCTTACTGCTCCCTTATCGAAAAGGCTGAACATTTTGTTTACATAGAG aatCAGTTTTTCATTTCTGGTCTATCTGGAGATGAAGTGATAAAAAATCGTGTTTTAGAAGCACTATACAGGCGTATTATGCGAGCttataatgaaaagaagtccttCAGGGTTATCGTTGTGATACCACTTCTTCCTGGCTTCCAG GGTGGTTTGGATGATAGTGGTGCTGCTTCAGTTAGAGCTATTATGCATTGGCAATATCGAACAATATGCAGAGGATCTAATTCAATATTGCATAATCTTAATGACCTCATGGGCTCTAGAATGCACGACTATATATCATTTTATGGTCTCAGAGCTTATGGAAGGCTCTTTGATGGTGGTCCTGTTGCATCTAGCCAG ATATATGTGCATAGCAAGATCATGATAGTTGATGACCATACAGCCTTGATTGGATCTGGAAATATAAATGACCGAAGCTTGCTTGGTTCAAGAGACTCTGAG ATTGGTGTACTTATCGAGGACAAGGAGTTTGTCGAATCATTCATGGGAGGCAAGGCAAGGAAGGCAGGAAAATTTGCATTAACTCTTCGCCTTTCTCTATGGTCTGAGCACCTTGGTCTTCGTACAGGCGAG GTTGGTCAAATTAAGGACCCTGTGATTGATCCAACGTACAAGGATATTTGGATGGCAACTGCTAAG ACAAATACCATGATATACCAAGATGTTTTCTCTTGCATACCCAACGATCTGATGCAATCCAG GGCTTCACTCCGGCAATGCATGGCATCCTTAAAAGAAAAACCTTGTCATACGACCATTGATTTAGGAATAGCTCCAAGCAAGCTAGAATCTTATCAGGGTGGAGATATAGAGTGTATAGATCCCATGGAGAGATTAAAATCTGTGaaaggtcatcttgtttccttcCCTTTGGATTTTATGTGCAAGGAAGATTTAAGACCTGTGTTTAATGAAAGTGAGTACTATGCATCAGCTCAAGTTTTTCATTAA
- the LOC107879269 gene encoding phospholipase D zeta 1 isoform X2 — protein sequence MSSTDQLMIGDGVGGPRYVQMQSEPEPSMLSSFYSFHNHESTRIFDELPQATIIQVSRPDAGDISPMLLTYTIEVQYKQFKWQLVKKASHVFYLHFALKKRAFIEEIHEKQEQVKEWLQNLGIGDHTTVIQDEDEPDDEASPLRAEESAKNRDVPSSAALPIIRPTLGRQHSMSDRAKTAMQGYLNHFLGNIDIVNSQEVCRFLEVSRLSFSPEYGPKLKEDFIMVKHLPKIQSDDDSQKCCSCQWFGCCKDNWQKVWAVLKPGFLAFLKDPCDPEPLDIIVFDVLPASDGNGEGRVSLAKEIKDGNPLRHYFRVSCGTRCIKLRTKSNAKVKDWVAAINDAGLRPPEGWCHPHRFGSYAPPRGLTEDGSQAQWFVDGESAFESIALAIEEAKSEIFICGWWLCPELYMRRPFHTNASYRLDALLEAKAKQGVQIYILLYKEVAIALKINSVYSKRKLVGIHENVRVLRYPDHFSSGVYLWSHHEKIVIVDHQICFIGGLDLCFGRYDSPEHKVGDCPPFIWPGKDYYNPRESEPNSWEDTMKDEIDRKKYPRMPWHDVHCALWGPPCRDAARHFVQRWNYAKRNKAPREQAIPLLMPQHHMVIPHYMGMSGEVDSGSNGVVRPHKSIKRHDSFSSGSSQDIPLLMPQEAEGGDSFKEEQKMNGFLTGHSFHDQRSRSSRIPFSFRKTRVEPLVPDLPMKGFVDELDQNLELSSNLVQPGMKKLDKDWWEKQERGDQVVSPEENGQVGPRVSCRCQVIRSVSQWSAGTSQIEESIHNAYCSLIEKAEHFVYIENQFFISGLSGDEVIKNRVLEALYRRIMRAYNEKKSFRVIVVIPLLPGFQGGLDDSGAASVRAIMHWQYRTICRGSNSILHNLNDLMGSRMHDYISFYGLRAYGRLFDGGPVASSQIYVHSKIMIVDDHTALIGSGNINDRSLLGSRDSEIGVLIEDKEFVESFMGGKARKAGKFALTLRLSLWSEHLGLRTGEVGQIKDPVIDPTYKDIWMATAKTNTMIYQDVFSCIPNDLMQSRASLRQCMASLKEKPCHTTIDLGIAPSKLESYQGGDIECIDPMERLKSVKGHLVSFPLDFMCKEDLRPVFNESEYYASAQVFH from the exons ATGTCGTCGACAGATCAGTTGATGATCGGTGATGGCGTAGGAGGACCACGGTACGTACAGATGCAATCGGAGCCGGAGCCTTCTATGCTGTCGTCGTTCTACTCGTTTCATAACCACGAATCAACTAGAATTTTCGATGAGTTGCCTCAGGCTACCATCATCCAGGTCTCTCGTCCTGACGCCGGTGACATAAGCCCCATGCTTCTAACTTATACCATTGAAGTCCAATACAAGCAG TTCAAGTGGCAATTGGTGAAGAAAGCCTCGCATGTATTTTATTTACATTTTGCATTAAAGAAGCGTGCATTCATTGAGGAGATTCATGAGAAGCAAGAGCAG GTCAAAGAATGGCTTCAAAACTTGGGGATAGGAGATCATACAACTGTAATTCAAGATGAGGATGAACCTGATGATGAGGCTAGTCCTCTGCGTGCTGAGGAAAGTGCCAAAAACAG AGATGTTCCGTCTAGTGCTGCTTTGCCAATAATTCGGCCAACCCTCGGAAGGCAGCATTCAATGTCAGATCGAGCAAAAACTGCTATGCAGGGTTACTTGAATCACTTTCTTGGAAATATAGATATTGTCAATTCCCAGGAG GTATGCAGGTTTCTGGAAGTTTCAAGATTATCCTTTTCGCCTGAGTATGGTCCTAAGCTAAAAGAAGACTTTATTATGGTGAAGCACttaccaaaaattcaaagtgacgATGATAGTCAGAAATGTTGTTCATGTCAGTGGTTTGGTTGCTGTAAAGACAACTGGCAGAAG GTCTGGGCTGTATTAAAACCAGGATTCCTGGCTTTCCTCAAAGATCCATGTGACCCTGAGCCGTTAGATATAATAGTGTTTGATGTACTACCAGCCTCCGATGGCAATGGAGAGGGTCGCGTTTCTTTagcaaaagaaataaaagatggAAACCCTTTACGCCACTATTTTAGG GTGTCTTGTGGTACAAGGTGTATCAAACTAAGGACTAAGAGCAATGCAAAAGTTAAAGATTGGGTAGCAGCAATTAATGATGCAGGGCTTAGGCCACCTGAGGGATGGTGTCATCCTCACCGCTTTGGTTCCTATGCTCCTCCTAGGGGTTTGACAGAGGATGGCAGTCAAGCCCAGTGGTTTGTTGATGGTGAATCGGCATTTGAATCTATAGCTTTGGCTATTGAAGAAGCAAAGTCAGAG ATCTTTATATGTGGCTGGTGGCTGTGCCCCGAACTTTATATGCGACGTCCTTTTCACACTAATGCATCCTACCGGCTTGATGCTTTACTGGAAGCCAAAGCAAAACAAGGTGTTCAG ATCTACATCCTTCTGTACAAAGAAGTTGCTATTGCTTTAAAAATCAACAGTGTGTATAGCAAGAGAAAGCTGGTAGGCATCCATGAGAATGTCAGGGTGCTGCGGTATCCTGATCATTTCTCAAGTGGTGTGTATCTATG GTCCCATCATGAAAAAATTGTCATTGTTGACCATCAGATTTGCTTTATCGGAGGACTGGACCTGTGCTTTGGCCGTTATGACTCACCCGAACACAAAGTGGGTGATTGTCCACCTTTTATATGGCCTGGAAAAGATTATTATAATCCAAG GGAATCTGAACCAAATTCCTGGGAAGATACCATGAAGGATGAGATAGATCGGAAAAAGTATCCACGTATGCCATGGCATGATGTCCATTGTGCCCTCTGGGGACCACCGTGCCGTGATGCTGCTCGACACTTTGTTCAGCGCTGGAATTATGCAAAG AGGAACAAAGCTCCACGTGAGCAAGCAATTCCGCTGCTTATGCCTCAACATCACATGGTTATTCCTCATTACATGGGAATGAGCGGTGAGGTGGACAGTGGAAGTAATGGTGTTGTCCGTCCTCATAAAAGTATCAAAAGACATGATTCATTTTCTTCAGGGTCTTCCCAAGATATTCCTTTGCTTATGCCTCAGGAAGCTGAAGGGGGGGACAGTTTCAAGGAAGAACAAAAAATGAATGGCTTCCTTACAGGACACAGTTTTCATGATCAGCGGAGCAGGTCTAGTAGAATCCCGTTCTCTTTCCGAAAGACCCGTGTAGAACCTCTAGTTCCAGATTTGCCAATGAAAGGATTTGTGGACGAGTTGGATCAAAATCTGGAGCTATCTTCAAATCTGGTGCAGCCTGGCATGAAAAAGTTGGACAAAGATTGGTGGGAGAAACAAGAGAGAGGCGATCAAGTTGTTTCACCTGAAGAAAATGGGCAAGTTGGTCCTCGTGTTTCATGTCGTTGCCAG GTTATAAGGAGTGTCAGTCAATGGTCAGCTGGAACAAGTCAAATTGAAGAAAGCATACACAATGCTTACTGCTCCCTTATCGAAAAGGCTGAACATTTTGTTTACATAGAG aatCAGTTTTTCATTTCTGGTCTATCTGGAGATGAAGTGATAAAAAATCGTGTTTTAGAAGCACTATACAGGCGTATTATGCGAGCttataatgaaaagaagtccttCAGGGTTATCGTTGTGATACCACTTCTTCCTGGCTTCCAG GGTGGTTTGGATGATAGTGGTGCTGCTTCAGTTAGAGCTATTATGCATTGGCAATATCGAACAATATGCAGAGGATCTAATTCAATATTGCATAATCTTAATGACCTCATGGGCTCTAGAATGCACGACTATATATCATTTTATGGTCTCAGAGCTTATGGAAGGCTCTTTGATGGTGGTCCTGTTGCATCTAGCCAG ATATATGTGCATAGCAAGATCATGATAGTTGATGACCATACAGCCTTGATTGGATCTGGAAATATAAATGACCGAAGCTTGCTTGGTTCAAGAGACTCTGAG ATTGGTGTACTTATCGAGGACAAGGAGTTTGTCGAATCATTCATGGGAGGCAAGGCAAGGAAGGCAGGAAAATTTGCATTAACTCTTCGCCTTTCTCTATGGTCTGAGCACCTTGGTCTTCGTACAGGCGAG GTTGGTCAAATTAAGGACCCTGTGATTGATCCAACGTACAAGGATATTTGGATGGCAACTGCTAAG ACAAATACCATGATATACCAAGATGTTTTCTCTTGCATACCCAACGATCTGATGCAATCCAG GGCTTCACTCCGGCAATGCATGGCATCCTTAAAAGAAAAACCTTGTCATACGACCATTGATTTAGGAATAGCTCCAAGCAAGCTAGAATCTTATCAGGGTGGAGATATAGAGTGTATAGATCCCATGGAGAGATTAAAATCTGTGaaaggtcatcttgtttccttcCCTTTGGATTTTATGTGCAAGGAAGATTTAAGACCTGTGTTTAATGAAAGTGAGTACTATGCATCAGCTCAAGTTTTTCATTAA
- the LOC107879269 gene encoding phospholipase D zeta 1 isoform X3 yields MRMNLMMRLVLCVLRKVPKTGGFLFRDVPSSAALPIIRPTLGRQHSMSDRAKTAMQGYLNHFLGNIDIVNSQEVCRFLEVSRLSFSPEYGPKLKEDFIMVKHLPKIQSDDDSQKCCSCQWFGCCKDNWQKVWAVLKPGFLAFLKDPCDPEPLDIIVFDVLPASDGNGEGRVSLAKEIKDGNPLRHYFRVSCGTRCIKLRTKSNAKVKDWVAAINDAGLRPPEGWCHPHRFGSYAPPRGLTEDGSQAQWFVDGESAFESIALAIEEAKSEIFICGWWLCPELYMRRPFHTNASYRLDALLEAKAKQGVQIYILLYKEVAIALKINSVYSKRKLVGIHENVRVLRYPDHFSSGVYLWSHHEKIVIVDHQICFIGGLDLCFGRYDSPEHKVGDCPPFIWPGKDYYNPSLCAPRLNPRDTFHLPPATGTRESEPNSWEDTMKDEIDRKKYPRMPWHDVHCALWGPPCRDAARHFVQRWNYAKRNKAPREQAIPLLMPQHHMVIPHYMGMSGEVDSGSNGVVRPHKSIKRHDSFSSGSSQDIPLLMPQEAEGGDSFKEEQKMNGFLTGHSFHDQRSRSSRIPFSFRKTRVEPLVPDLPMKGFVDELDQNLELSSNLVQPGMKKLDKDWWEKQERGDQVVSPEENGQVGPRVSCRCQVIRSVSQWSAGTSQIEESIHNAYCSLIEKAEHFVYIENQFFISGLSGDEVIKNRVLEALYRRIMRAYNEKKSFRVIVVIPLLPGFQGGLDDSGAASVRAIMHWQYRTICRGSNSILHNLNDLMGSRMHDYISFYGLRAYGRLFDGGPVASSQIYVHSKIMIVDDHTALIGSGNINDRSLLGSRDSEIGVLIEDKEFVESFMGGKARKAGKFALTLRLSLWSEHLGLRTGEVGQIKDPVIDPTYKDIWMATAKTNTMIYQDVFSCIPNDLMQSRASLRQCMASLKEKPCHTTIDLGIAPSKLESYQGGDIECIDPMERLKSVKGHLVSFPLDFMCKEDLRPVFNESEYYASAQVFH; encoded by the exons ATGAGGATGAACCTGATGATGAGGCTAGTCCTCTGCGTGCTGAGGAAAGTGCCAAAAACAG GTGGTTTTTTGTTCAGAGATGTTCCGTCTAGTGCTGCTTTGCCAATAATTCGGCCAACCCTCGGAAGGCAGCATTCAATGTCAGATCGAGCAAAAACTGCTATGCAGGGTTACTTGAATCACTTTCTTGGAAATATAGATATTGTCAATTCCCAGGAG GTATGCAGGTTTCTGGAAGTTTCAAGATTATCCTTTTCGCCTGAGTATGGTCCTAAGCTAAAAGAAGACTTTATTATGGTGAAGCACttaccaaaaattcaaagtgacgATGATAGTCAGAAATGTTGTTCATGTCAGTGGTTTGGTTGCTGTAAAGACAACTGGCAGAAG GTCTGGGCTGTATTAAAACCAGGATTCCTGGCTTTCCTCAAAGATCCATGTGACCCTGAGCCGTTAGATATAATAGTGTTTGATGTACTACCAGCCTCCGATGGCAATGGAGAGGGTCGCGTTTCTTTagcaaaagaaataaaagatggAAACCCTTTACGCCACTATTTTAGG GTGTCTTGTGGTACAAGGTGTATCAAACTAAGGACTAAGAGCAATGCAAAAGTTAAAGATTGGGTAGCAGCAATTAATGATGCAGGGCTTAGGCCACCTGAGGGATGGTGTCATCCTCACCGCTTTGGTTCCTATGCTCCTCCTAGGGGTTTGACAGAGGATGGCAGTCAAGCCCAGTGGTTTGTTGATGGTGAATCGGCATTTGAATCTATAGCTTTGGCTATTGAAGAAGCAAAGTCAGAG ATCTTTATATGTGGCTGGTGGCTGTGCCCCGAACTTTATATGCGACGTCCTTTTCACACTAATGCATCCTACCGGCTTGATGCTTTACTGGAAGCCAAAGCAAAACAAGGTGTTCAG ATCTACATCCTTCTGTACAAAGAAGTTGCTATTGCTTTAAAAATCAACAGTGTGTATAGCAAGAGAAAGCTGGTAGGCATCCATGAGAATGTCAGGGTGCTGCGGTATCCTGATCATTTCTCAAGTGGTGTGTATCTATG GTCCCATCATGAAAAAATTGTCATTGTTGACCATCAGATTTGCTTTATCGGAGGACTGGACCTGTGCTTTGGCCGTTATGACTCACCCGAACACAAAGTGGGTGATTGTCCACCTTTTATATGGCCTGGAAAAGATTATTATAATCCAAG CTtgtgcgcacctcgactaaatccacgagATACCttccacctcccaccagcaacaggtaccag GGAATCTGAACCAAATTCCTGGGAAGATACCATGAAGGATGAGATAGATCGGAAAAAGTATCCACGTATGCCATGGCATGATGTCCATTGTGCCCTCTGGGGACCACCGTGCCGTGATGCTGCTCGACACTTTGTTCAGCGCTGGAATTATGCAAAG AGGAACAAAGCTCCACGTGAGCAAGCAATTCCGCTGCTTATGCCTCAACATCACATGGTTATTCCTCATTACATGGGAATGAGCGGTGAGGTGGACAGTGGAAGTAATGGTGTTGTCCGTCCTCATAAAAGTATCAAAAGACATGATTCATTTTCTTCAGGGTCTTCCCAAGATATTCCTTTGCTTATGCCTCAGGAAGCTGAAGGGGGGGACAGTTTCAAGGAAGAACAAAAAATGAATGGCTTCCTTACAGGACACAGTTTTCATGATCAGCGGAGCAGGTCTAGTAGAATCCCGTTCTCTTTCCGAAAGACCCGTGTAGAACCTCTAGTTCCAGATTTGCCAATGAAAGGATTTGTGGACGAGTTGGATCAAAATCTGGAGCTATCTTCAAATCTGGTGCAGCCTGGCATGAAAAAGTTGGACAAAGATTGGTGGGAGAAACAAGAGAGAGGCGATCAAGTTGTTTCACCTGAAGAAAATGGGCAAGTTGGTCCTCGTGTTTCATGTCGTTGCCAG GTTATAAGGAGTGTCAGTCAATGGTCAGCTGGAACAAGTCAAATTGAAGAAAGCATACACAATGCTTACTGCTCCCTTATCGAAAAGGCTGAACATTTTGTTTACATAGAG aatCAGTTTTTCATTTCTGGTCTATCTGGAGATGAAGTGATAAAAAATCGTGTTTTAGAAGCACTATACAGGCGTATTATGCGAGCttataatgaaaagaagtccttCAGGGTTATCGTTGTGATACCACTTCTTCCTGGCTTCCAG GGTGGTTTGGATGATAGTGGTGCTGCTTCAGTTAGAGCTATTATGCATTGGCAATATCGAACAATATGCAGAGGATCTAATTCAATATTGCATAATCTTAATGACCTCATGGGCTCTAGAATGCACGACTATATATCATTTTATGGTCTCAGAGCTTATGGAAGGCTCTTTGATGGTGGTCCTGTTGCATCTAGCCAG ATATATGTGCATAGCAAGATCATGATAGTTGATGACCATACAGCCTTGATTGGATCTGGAAATATAAATGACCGAAGCTTGCTTGGTTCAAGAGACTCTGAG ATTGGTGTACTTATCGAGGACAAGGAGTTTGTCGAATCATTCATGGGAGGCAAGGCAAGGAAGGCAGGAAAATTTGCATTAACTCTTCGCCTTTCTCTATGGTCTGAGCACCTTGGTCTTCGTACAGGCGAG GTTGGTCAAATTAAGGACCCTGTGATTGATCCAACGTACAAGGATATTTGGATGGCAACTGCTAAG ACAAATACCATGATATACCAAGATGTTTTCTCTTGCATACCCAACGATCTGATGCAATCCAG GGCTTCACTCCGGCAATGCATGGCATCCTTAAAAGAAAAACCTTGTCATACGACCATTGATTTAGGAATAGCTCCAAGCAAGCTAGAATCTTATCAGGGTGGAGATATAGAGTGTATAGATCCCATGGAGAGATTAAAATCTGTGaaaggtcatcttgtttccttcCCTTTGGATTTTATGTGCAAGGAAGATTTAAGACCTGTGTTTAATGAAAGTGAGTACTATGCATCAGCTCAAGTTTTTCATTAA